A genome region from Desulfatiglans sp. includes the following:
- a CDS encoding MFS transporter translates to MNTSSSSNTSLMTKNSGYPSFGYAWYVVIVLFFSYTLAFVDRAIITFLIEPIKADLQINDLQFSLLSTLSFSIVYTIMGIPFGRLADSHSRRVQLIIGIALWSGMTVLCGRSTTYWQLFFSMVGVGVGEACLVPCAYSLVADYFAREKRGLPLNVLSNAIMFGTLVSNIAGGVVSQYAFNMGPIDVPILGHVKPWQLSFIMVGVPGIFLVLAMLSVKEPERKEKSGPANFNSTIRYVVKNWKTYGSIIGGTTFGAMTNGAMLGWTVAWFTRRGYGWDNAMIGTYSGITFFVFGSLGLLISGTLANYFISKGKKAVYIKLMMAAESLVLIPVALAHAVDKPLWVLFCMGGTIFFGGVSAGLGPASLQSISPNEMRGQITALCFLILGLVSGPVGMSTVGFLTDYVFKDPLMVRSSAVIVGFAASAIGVIVLRLGLKAYENTAGEINHK, encoded by the coding sequence ATGAATACATCATCGTCCAGTAATACATCGCTTATGACAAAAAATTCCGGTTATCCTTCCTTTGGGTATGCATGGTATGTTGTGATTGTACTTTTCTTTTCCTATACCCTGGCCTTTGTGGACAGGGCGATTATCACATTTCTGATTGAACCAATAAAGGCAGATCTGCAGATTAATGATCTGCAATTCAGCCTTCTTTCGACCCTCTCATTTTCAATAGTATATACCATTATGGGTATACCCTTTGGCAGGCTTGCTGATTCGCATTCACGCCGTGTTCAGCTCATTATTGGTATTGCCCTCTGGAGCGGTATGACAGTTCTGTGCGGCAGATCAACCACCTACTGGCAGTTGTTTTTCTCAATGGTTGGTGTTGGCGTAGGAGAGGCATGCCTGGTGCCATGTGCCTATTCTCTTGTAGCAGACTATTTCGCACGTGAAAAGCGTGGTCTGCCCTTGAATGTCTTATCAAATGCCATTATGTTCGGGACCCTTGTTTCCAATATCGCTGGCGGAGTAGTTTCCCAGTATGCTTTCAATATGGGCCCGATAGACGTTCCCATTCTTGGGCATGTGAAACCGTGGCAGTTATCCTTTATCATGGTAGGGGTTCCTGGCATATTTTTAGTACTGGCAATGCTGAGCGTCAAGGAGCCCGAACGCAAAGAGAAAAGCGGACCTGCTAATTTCAACTCAACAATCAGGTATGTAGTCAAAAACTGGAAGACCTATGGATCAATAATTGGTGGCACTACATTTGGCGCAATGACAAACGGGGCCATGCTGGGTTGGACTGTCGCCTGGTTTACAAGGAGAGGTTATGGCTGGGACAATGCCATGATTGGCACCTATTCAGGTATTACATTTTTTGTTTTCGGGTCTTTAGGCCTCCTTATTTCAGGAACCCTTGCAAACTATTTTATTAGTAAAGGGAAAAAGGCGGTTTATATAAAGCTCATGATGGCTGCCGAATCCCTTGTCCTTATTCCTGTGGCCCTTGCCCATGCAGTTGACAAACCATTATGGGTGCTCTTTTGCATGGGGGGCACTATCTTCTTTGGTGGCGTTTCCGCTGGGCTTGGGCCGGCATCCTTACAATCCATCTCACCGAATGAGATGAGGGGCCAGATTACCGCATTATGTTTTCTAATATTAGGGTTGGTATCAGGGCCTGTCGGCATGTCAACAGTAGGGTTCCTGACCGATTATGTGTTTAAAGATCCTTTGATGGTTCGATCCTCGGCAGTGATAGTGGGTTTTGCTGCTTCCGCAATTGGTGTTATTGTACTGAGGTTAGGTTTAAAGGCATATGAAAATACAGCAGGGGAGATAAATCATAAGTAG
- a CDS encoding NfeD family protein: MHMEMWWIWIAMAAVLLIAEIFTAGFFLLWFSIGAAAAGILAMLGVGTTAQLIVFILLSGILFVFGRRFAKMVTVNQPPGIGADRFIGQSGYVIEEIDNIAGKGRVKTGTDEWRAMSENGEIIVVNTLIEIIRIDGTKAIVKPFKKEG; encoded by the coding sequence ATGCATATGGAGATGTGGTGGATATGGATAGCAATGGCCGCTGTCCTGCTTATTGCTGAGATTTTTACAGCAGGGTTTTTTCTGTTATGGTTCAGTATCGGGGCAGCAGCGGCAGGAATACTCGCCATGCTTGGTGTGGGGACTACTGCGCAGTTGATTGTATTTATCCTTTTATCAGGTATCCTGTTTGTCTTTGGCCGCAGGTTTGCCAAAATGGTAACTGTTAATCAGCCGCCAGGCATTGGCGCTGACCGGTTTATAGGACAGAGCGGCTATGTAATTGAAGAGATAGATAATATAGCCGGGAAAGGCAGGGTGAAGACAGGTACAGATGAATGGAGGGCAATGAGTGAAAATGGTGAAATAATAGTTGTTAACACATTAATTGAGATTATCAGGATAGACGGGACAAAGGCAATAGTTAAACCTTTTAAAAAGGAGGGATAA
- a CDS encoding response regulator, translating to MIQTERLFNNQEIWQNKLKILIVEDNLINQKIIQKIITKAGFGCSIASNGKEALKALENDDYDIVLMDIQMPEMDGIEATRIIRNPASNVKNHAIPIIAMTAHAMKGDREMCIAAGMNDYASKPIQPQELFKKLEKQISLNNKTIE from the coding sequence ATCATTCAAACAGAGCGACTCTTCAACAACCAGGAAATATGGCAGAACAAATTAAAGATACTGATTGTTGAGGATAATTTAATCAATCAGAAGATCATACAGAAAATTATTACAAAGGCGGGCTTTGGGTGCAGCATTGCTTCTAATGGCAAGGAGGCATTAAAGGCGCTTGAAAATGATGATTATGATATTGTGCTTATGGATATTCAGATGCCTGAGATGGATGGCATAGAGGCAACAAGGATAATAAGAAACCCTGCATCAAATGTAAAAAATCATGCTATACCAATAATAGCCATGACAGCCCATGCCATGAAGGGTGACAGGGAGATGTGCATCGCCGCCGGGATGAATGACTATGCATCAAAACCAATCCAGCCGCAGGAATTATTCAAGAAGCTGGAAAAACAGATATCATTGAATAATAAAACCATAGAGTGA
- a CDS encoding GntR family transcriptional regulator — MMIIEIDNHSGVPIYTQVIEQIKQYVLSGNLSEGTQLENVRGLAARLMVNPMTISKAYNQLERDGIIERRRGIGMFVKPMSKGIKKDFKSQTAKDSFKKAAATAVLMKYTEEEAVDLLREMYRKLKNEQGENKDE, encoded by the coding sequence ATGATGATTATTGAGATAGACAACCATAGCGGTGTTCCGATCTACACCCAGGTAATAGAGCAGATAAAGCAGTACGTGCTCTCAGGGAATCTATCTGAAGGGACCCAGCTTGAAAATGTGCGCGGCCTTGCAGCACGACTCATGGTTAACCCCATGACCATAAGCAAGGCATACAACCAGCTTGAGCGTGACGGCATTATTGAGCGCCGCCGCGGGATCGGCATGTTTGTTAAGCCCATGTCAAAGGGGATCAAAAAGGATTTTAAATCCCAGACCGCAAAGGATAGTTTTAAAAAGGCCGCTGCAACAGCAGTACTTATGAAATACACAGAGGAAGAGGCGGTTGATTTATTAAGAGAGATGTACAGGAAACTGAAAAATGAACAAGGAGAAAATAAAGATGAATGA
- a CDS encoding SPFH/Band 7/PHB domain protein: MLTPGLIIIMIVVIFVVAMGTRIVLPYQKGLIERFGKYQRTVDSGLTIIVPFIDSITKVDMREQVVDVPPQAVITKDNVAVEVDAVVYYEITDPVKVKYNISDFYLAATKLAQTNLRNLIGDMALDESLTSREIINNKLRQVLDEATDKWGARVTRVELQRIEPPADVTTAMHRQMKAERERRAAILEAEGKKQAAILEAEGLKLSQILNAEGEAEAIKRVADADKYQKLTVAMGEAQAIETVFSAIHKGNPTNDLIAIKYLEALPRIADGKATKVFLPMETAGILGSIGGIGELFKEKQA, encoded by the coding sequence ATGTTAACTCCAGGACTTATCATTATTATGATTGTTGTAATTTTTGTTGTGGCAATGGGTACAAGGATAGTGCTTCCATACCAGAAGGGTCTGATAGAGAGGTTTGGGAAATATCAGCGAACTGTTGATAGCGGGCTTACCATAATAGTACCCTTTATTGATTCTATTACCAAGGTTGATATGAGGGAACAGGTTGTGGATGTGCCGCCCCAGGCTGTTATCACCAAGGATAATGTTGCGGTGGAAGTGGATGCAGTTGTCTATTATGAAATAACTGATCCTGTTAAGGTTAAATACAATATATCCGATTTTTACCTTGCTGCTACAAAGCTTGCACAGACAAACCTTAGAAACCTGATTGGTGATATGGCCCTTGATGAATCTCTGACATCAAGGGAAATAATTAATAATAAGCTCAGGCAGGTGCTGGATGAAGCAACTGATAAATGGGGAGCCAGGGTTACAAGGGTGGAGCTCCAGAGGATAGAGCCTCCTGCGGACGTTACAACCGCCATGCACAGGCAGATGAAGGCAGAAAGGGAGAGAAGGGCAGCCATACTTGAGGCTGAAGGTAAAAAACAGGCAGCAATACTTGAGGCTGAAGGCTTAAAGCTATCTCAGATCCTCAATGCAGAGGGTGAGGCAGAGGCCATAAAGAGGGTTGCTGATGCAGATAAATACCAGAAACTCACGGTTGCAATGGGTGAGGCACAGGCCATAGAAACAGTGTTCAGCGCCATACATAAGGGTAACCCGACTAATGACCTTATTGCTATCAAATACCTTGAGGCGCTTCCAAGGATCGCTGACGGCAAAGCAACTAAGGTATTTTTACCAATGGAAACAGCAGGGATACTGGGCAGCATCGGCGGAATAGGGGAGTTGTTCAAAGAGAAGCAGGCATAG
- a CDS encoding PAS domain S-box protein yields the protein MITDTNPDIQYVNPEFTKIFGYTKEEALGKSVADLLIKNDSDNKIVTPEMVHGESVEYETVRWHKDGRKIDVLCRVSPIIHNNLIVGGFTFYSDISKRKEAQESLQKANQELEKRIEQRAQALLKSEKKYHALFDQSIDAIIIHEKGKIKDVNNRACEMLGYTKEQLLEMTIPDLHREEVKEIIEKNIQSVLHAETQLVKASGELIDVEIRPNIIDLETSYTQAVIRDITERKLAENKLRESEEKYRTTIESSYDGVAIIQDATHIYVNSSYARIYGYCSPEEIVGKADVDLIHPDDIEYIKKRGQSRLRGEIAESERYEHKGIKKNGEFIYVEVSVAKIMHNGRPATLIYARDITDRKETEKKLEKAMRDAELANKSKSEFLANMSHEIRTPLNGVMGILNLLLSTRLDSEQLDLIETGMRSSQSLLTVINDILDFSKIEAGELDLETINFNLRNAVAEVVELPAMMAQKKGIEFSYEIHHETPNLLRGDPGRLRQIILNLTNNAIKFTDKGEVNLRVFVTEEQGSRVKLMFEVKDTGVGIPDDKKDIIFESFKQSDSSTTRKYGRTN from the coding sequence GTGATTACTGACACCAACCCGGATATCCAGTATGTCAATCCTGAATTTACCAAAATATTTGGTTATACAAAGGAAGAGGCGCTTGGGAAATCGGTTGCTGATCTATTAATTAAAAATGATTCTGATAATAAAATAGTTACACCTGAAATGGTACATGGTGAATCTGTAGAATATGAGACTGTTCGCTGGCACAAGGATGGTAGAAAAATAGATGTGCTTTGCAGGGTTTCTCCGATCATACATAATAATCTGATTGTTGGCGGGTTTACCTTTTATTCTGATATATCGAAAAGAAAGGAGGCCCAGGAGTCACTGCAAAAGGCTAATCAGGAACTTGAAAAAAGAATTGAACAAAGGGCTCAAGCGCTTTTAAAAAGTGAAAAGAAATACCATGCCCTTTTTGATCAGTCTATTGATGCTATTATCATTCATGAAAAAGGAAAGATTAAGGACGTAAATAATCGCGCCTGTGAAATGCTGGGTTACACCAAAGAACAACTCCTTGAAATGACAATACCTGATCTTCACAGAGAAGAAGTAAAAGAAATAATAGAGAAAAACATCCAGAGTGTTCTTCATGCTGAAACACAGTTGGTCAAGGCCAGCGGTGAGCTTATTGATGTTGAGATCAGGCCCAATATCATTGATCTTGAAACATCCTATACTCAGGCCGTAATTCGTGACATAACAGAACGAAAACTTGCTGAAAATAAACTAAGAGAAAGTGAAGAAAAATATCGCACAACAATAGAAAGCTCCTATGATGGCGTTGCCATAATTCAGGATGCCACACACATATATGTAAACAGCAGTTATGCACGAATATATGGCTACTGCTCTCCTGAAGAGATTGTGGGCAAGGCAGATGTTGATCTGATTCATCCTGATGATATCGAATACATAAAGAAACGCGGGCAAAGCAGATTGAGAGGTGAAATAGCAGAGTCTGAGCGCTATGAGCATAAGGGCATTAAAAAGAATGGTGAATTTATATATGTTGAGGTATCGGTTGCAAAAATAATGCATAATGGGAGGCCTGCCACCCTTATCTATGCCAGGGATATTACAGATAGAAAGGAGACAGAAAAGAAACTTGAAAAGGCCATGAGGGATGCGGAACTGGCCAACAAATCAAAGAGTGAATTTCTGGCAAATATGAGCCATGAAATAAGAACCCCGTTGAACGGGGTTATGGGTATACTCAATCTCCTTTTATCCACAAGACTGGATAGTGAGCAGCTTGACCTGATTGAGACCGGGATGCGAAGTTCTCAGAGCCTGCTCACTGTTATCAATGATATACTTGATTTTTCAAAGATCGAGGCAGGGGAGCTTGATCTTGAGACGATAAATTTTAACCTCAGGAATGCGGTTGCCGAGGTGGTTGAACTGCCAGCCATGATGGCACAGAAAAAGGGTATTGAATTCAGCTATGAGATACATCATGAAACACCAAATCTTCTCAGAGGCGATCCTGGCCGATTAAGGCAGATAATCTTAAACCTGACCAATAACGCCATTAAGTTTACAGACAAGGGCGAGGTTAATCTGAGGGTTTTTGTAACAGAAGAGCAGGGCAGCCGTGTGAAACTCATGTTTGAGGTAAAGGATACAGGGGTTGGTATACCGGATGATAAGAAAGATATTATTTTTGAATCATTCAAACAGAGCGACTCTTCAACAACCAGGAAATATGGCAGAACAAATTAA
- a CDS encoding TraB/GumN family protein, whose amino-acid sequence MKKILLAVFLVFAFCAQSQAESSVWKVQKGDSIMYVGGTIHLLRQSDYPLPQEFDKAYSASDMLVFEVDLGMANDPSVQQKLLSKAMYTDGTTVDMHLSADVYQLLNEHCLSNGIPIEQLKQFKPQIIAVLMDTMELAKLGVAQDGVDMFFYKSATKDNKAIEGLETIDEQIDYLLEMGNGHEDDLVSYTISDLDSTKKNFEIIVDSWKRGDVDKLDRLIIGDIRTEMPDIYKNIITDRNNNWMRVIEKYFENNKTEFVMVGMAHLVGTDGIIEQMRKKGYKVEKL is encoded by the coding sequence ATGAAAAAGATTTTATTAGCAGTATTTCTGGTATTTGCTTTTTGTGCACAGTCACAGGCTGAGTCTTCTGTCTGGAAGGTTCAAAAAGGCGATTCAATAATGTATGTTGGTGGTACGATCCATTTATTGCGACAATCTGATTACCCGCTCCCCCAGGAATTTGACAAAGCCTACTCAGCATCTGACATGCTTGTTTTTGAAGTCGATCTGGGAATGGCAAACGATCCATCAGTACAGCAAAAGTTACTCTCAAAGGCCATGTACACTGATGGCACCACTGTTGATATGCATCTGTCTGCTGATGTATATCAACTGCTCAATGAACACTGTTTATCAAATGGCATCCCTATTGAACAGCTAAAACAGTTTAAACCTCAGATAATAGCTGTATTGATGGATACTATGGAGCTTGCCAAGCTGGGTGTAGCGCAGGATGGTGTTGACATGTTTTTCTATAAGTCCGCCACAAAGGACAATAAGGCTATTGAAGGGCTTGAGACCATAGATGAACAGATAGATTACCTTTTGGAAATGGGAAATGGTCATGAAGATGATTTAGTCTCTTACACAATCTCAGATTTAGATTCCACAAAAAAGAACTTTGAAATTATTGTGGATTCATGGAAACGAGGTGATGTTGATAAACTTGACAGGCTCATAATTGGTGATATCAGGACAGAGATGCCTGATATTTATAAAAACATTATTACTGACAGAAACAATAACTGGATGCGGGTGATCGAGAAGTATTTCGAAAACAATAAAACCGAGTTTGTGATGGTCGGAATGGCCCATCTGGTTGGTACTGATGGGATAATCGAACAGATGAGGAAGAAAGGGTACAAAGTCGAAAAGCTGTAA
- a CDS encoding chloride channel protein, producing the protein MTETYIYQTNKQTGFKKITSITSCIILVGIIAGLGSVAFQYLCQIGVHFFLDYLAGYRPPSAAGETDLFSPTGTIFNRWLLLFLPAIGGLISGWIAYTFAPEAGGHGTDAAIEAYHNKEGFIRGRIPIIKSITSAITITTGGSGGREGPIAQIGAGFGSFLATKLGLGVRERRILMAAGMGAGIGSIFRAPLAGALFVSEVLYRDPEFESDVIIPTGIASIIAYCIFCMFFGWGSLFDTEDFIFNNPLELGPYALLSLVLVAAGILYIKCFYGVHHVFTKIKIPNYIKPAIGGLLTGIIGFFLPQTLSFGYGYSQQALSNQLPALLLLGIAFGKILTTSFSIGSGGSGGVFGPSIVIGGALGGAVGRIFHILMPGIVTHPGAFVVVGMAGFFTIVSKTPISTIIFVSEMTNSYHLLLPSFLVCLLGYVLSKKYTIFIKQVKSRIDSNAHRGEFFVDVLEKIKVSDLAPGLRSYDVVPENMAFSDFKRLFSHSSQHYFPVVDSLGKLKGIFSVNDVRGVLFNQEIDNVVMMKDIGTTDIIFLTPSDDLNEALKKFTIRNIQSIPVVKDDDHSILIGMLDRREVIRVYNKKIEEMKSSKG; encoded by the coding sequence ATGACTGAAACATATATATATCAAACAAATAAACAGACTGGTTTTAAAAAAATCACTTCAATAACATCATGTATCATACTTGTTGGCATAATAGCGGGGCTCGGTTCTGTCGCATTCCAGTATCTCTGCCAGATCGGTGTGCATTTTTTCCTGGATTATCTTGCCGGATACAGACCTCCTTCAGCAGCAGGAGAAACTGATCTTTTCAGTCCTACAGGTACGATATTCAACAGATGGTTGCTCCTGTTTCTGCCTGCAATAGGGGGTCTTATAAGCGGATGGATAGCATACACCTTTGCGCCTGAGGCAGGGGGGCATGGCACAGACGCTGCAATCGAGGCATACCATAACAAAGAAGGTTTTATCAGGGGCAGGATACCAATTATCAAATCAATTACATCTGCAATAACAATAACAACAGGCGGTTCAGGCGGAAGAGAAGGACCTATTGCACAGATAGGCGCAGGGTTTGGTTCATTCCTGGCAACAAAGCTTGGCCTTGGCGTCAGAGAAAGAAGAATACTTATGGCAGCAGGCATGGGCGCAGGCATAGGCAGCATATTCCGCGCCCCTCTGGCAGGGGCGCTGTTTGTATCTGAAGTGCTGTACCGTGATCCTGAATTTGAATCGGATGTGATAATCCCTACTGGTATTGCCTCTATCATAGCATACTGCATCTTCTGTATGTTCTTTGGGTGGGGTTCACTCTTTGATACAGAGGATTTCATATTCAATAACCCCCTTGAGCTTGGCCCATATGCACTGCTTTCACTGGTGCTGGTTGCAGCAGGCATTCTTTATATCAAATGCTTTTACGGGGTACACCATGTTTTTACCAAAATAAAGATTCCCAATTATATTAAGCCTGCCATTGGCGGCCTTTTAACAGGTATAATAGGTTTTTTTCTACCTCAGACCCTTTCATTCGGGTATGGTTATTCCCAGCAGGCCCTTTCTAATCAACTCCCTGCCCTTCTTCTTTTAGGGATAGCCTTTGGCAAGATACTCACTACCTCCTTTTCAATAGGTTCAGGTGGAAGCGGCGGTGTTTTCGGGCCATCAATAGTAATAGGCGGTGCGCTTGGAGGAGCGGTCGGGCGAATCTTCCATATACTCATGCCTGGTATAGTAACCCATCCGGGTGCATTTGTTGTTGTGGGCATGGCAGGCTTTTTTACAATTGTGTCAAAGACACCCATATCCACAATAATATTCGTGAGCGAGATGACCAACTCATACCACCTACTTCTTCCGAGCTTTCTTGTATGTCTGCTTGGATATGTGCTTTCAAAAAAATATACTATTTTCATCAAACAGGTGAAAAGCCGTATAGATTCAAATGCCCACAGGGGTGAATTCTTTGTGGATGTGCTTGAAAAGATAAAGGTGAGTGACCTTGCACCAGGCTTAAGGTCATATGATGTTGTCCCTGAAAATATGGCATTCAGTGATTTCAAGCGTCTCTTCAGCCATTCAAGCCAGCACTATTTCCCGGTTGTTGATAGCCTCGGAAAACTGAAAGGGATATTTTCTGTTAATGACGTCAGGGGGGTCTTGTTCAATCAGGAGATAGATAATGTGGTAATGATGAAGGATATAGGCACCACAGATATCATCTTTTTAACCCCGTCAGATGATCTTAATGAGGCGCTCAAGAAATTTACCATTCGAAATATACAGTCCATACCTGTTGTTAAGGATGATGATCACTCTATACTTATCGGGATGCTTGACCGAAGGGAGGTTATCAGGGTTTATAATAAAAAGATTGAGGAGATGAAAAGCAGTAAGGGTTGA
- a CDS encoding thioredoxin domain-containing protein, translating to MIEKNKETLKIVIKNFPLSSHNFARKAASLALAADAMGKFWEVQERLYKDTMQMNNTLVREIATDLGLDPAEVERKMNSKEVQAKISRDMLDAEKAGVRGTPTVFINGRIIRDRSLKGIQEIIDTQLKPKEK from the coding sequence TTGATCGAAAAAAATAAAGAGACATTAAAGATTGTTATTAAAAATTTTCCCTTATCCTCTCATAATTTTGCAAGAAAGGCGGCAAGCCTGGCGCTTGCCGCTGATGCAATGGGAAAATTCTGGGAGGTTCAGGAAAGGCTTTATAAAGATACAATGCAGATGAATAATACCCTGGTACGTGAAATTGCCACTGATTTAGGACTTGATCCTGCAGAAGTTGAAAGAAAGATGAACTCGAAAGAGGTTCAGGCTAAGATCAGCAGGGATATGCTGGATGCAGAAAAGGCAGGTGTAAGGGGAACCCCTACAGTATTCATTAATGGCAGAATTATAAGAGATCGTTCTTTAAAAGGGATACAGGAGATCATTGACACGCAGCTTAAACCGAAAGAGAAATAG
- a CDS encoding ABC transporter ATP-binding protein — protein sequence MNEKPIISVKNLNKRFGSICAIDNLSLDIYPGRIYGLMGANGGGKSSLIRHWIGLYLPDSGTCTTFDVEAKKLGPHELARIGYVHQEGKLIDWMSIAKLVRYVAAYYPTWNKDIEERYIKEFDLDPKARVGKLSPGQRQMVAVLLAICFEPELLILDEPAAAMDPLARRKFLELLMEIIQVEGRTIIISSHILTDIEKVIDHALIMNRGKMICDQPIDDLREQYIKLRLTSLNGPIPETLPFSNIIKREQNGSKAIITLAGNMQNHDELEEIADKIHCQMEQIPLPLEDIYQLVVENR from the coding sequence ATGAATGAAAAACCTATTATCTCGGTAAAGAATCTCAACAAGCGTTTTGGTTCTATTTGTGCAATCGATAACCTGTCCCTTGATATTTACCCTGGCAGGATATACGGTCTCATGGGCGCAAACGGCGGCGGTAAAAGCTCCCTGATCCGCCACTGGATAGGGCTTTACCTGCCTGATTCAGGCACATGCACCACATTTGATGTAGAGGCAAAAAAGCTTGGGCCCCATGAGCTTGCGCGCATCGGTTATGTACACCAGGAGGGAAAACTGATCGACTGGATGAGTATTGCAAAGCTTGTAAGATATGTGGCTGCCTATTACCCTACATGGAACAAGGATATTGAGGAGCGCTACATAAAAGAGTTTGATCTTGACCCAAAGGCCCGCGTGGGCAAACTCTCACCAGGGCAGAGGCAGATGGTTGCTGTGCTTCTTGCCATATGTTTTGAGCCGGAGCTTTTAATACTTGATGAACCGGCAGCAGCAATGGACCCCCTTGCCCGCCGCAAGTTCCTTGAACTCTTGATGGAGATTATACAGGTGGAAGGCCGCACCATAATAATCTCATCACATATATTAACAGATATAGAAAAGGTAATAGACCATGCCCTTATCATGAACAGAGGGAAGATGATCTGTGATCAACCCATAGATGACCTGAGAGAGCAATATATCAAGTTACGCCTTACATCCCTTAATGGCCCAATACCTGAAACACTGCCGTTCAGCAATATCATCAAAAGGGAACAGAATGGCTCAAAGGCGATTATTACCCTCGCCGGAAACATGCAAAACCATGATGAGCTGGAAGAGATAGCAGACAAGATACACTGTCAGATGGAGCAGATTCCGCTGCCGCTGGAAGATATTTATCAATTGGTGGTAGAGAACAGGTAA
- a CDS encoding cellulase family glycosylhydrolase encodes MRSKIPRFLSLTLLFLIYISATTWGADFIRADKLRFMRGDKPYYFCGANFWYGCYLGASAEGRKRLVKELDQMKSLGIVNLRVLGASEESEIERSVTPAIQSASGELNEALSKGLDVLLSEMAKRNMTAVIFLNNYWEWSGGMSTYMSWLSDEPLIDPGVTGRWVDFMAYSARFYMNPKAQNRFREYIATILNRKNTITGMQYKDDPTIMAWELANEPRPGADGENGQLHKGIFLNWVHGIAAYIKSIDKNHMVSTGSEGIHGCLYDEELFLNTHAGPVIDYASMHLWPKNWGWFRADKIDETLPPTLKKATAYINKHIELATKLGKPVVLGEYGMERDGGTFRADTPVSARDRFLNHVYNIVYENASKGGPLAGTNVWAWGGEARAKHDDGFWQKGDPFTGDPPQEHQGLNSIFDTDTTTHEVIKNHSIKMNKLNSEN; translated from the coding sequence TTGAGATCTAAAATTCCACGATTCCTATCACTCACTTTGTTATTTTTAATTTATATATCAGCAACGACATGGGGCGCTGACTTTATCCGCGCTGATAAATTGCGCTTTATGAGGGGTGATAAACCCTATTACTTCTGCGGGGCAAATTTCTGGTATGGCTGTTATCTTGGCGCAAGCGCAGAAGGAAGAAAAAGGCTTGTAAAGGAACTGGATCAGATGAAATCCCTTGGCATAGTTAACCTTCGTGTACTGGGGGCATCTGAAGAGTCTGAAATAGAACGATCTGTTACACCTGCCATTCAATCAGCATCAGGAGAATTAAATGAAGCTCTGTCAAAGGGGCTTGATGTATTGCTTTCTGAGATGGCAAAACGAAACATGACAGCAGTAATATTTCTCAACAACTACTGGGAATGGTCAGGCGGTATGTCTACCTATATGTCATGGCTTAGCGATGAGCCATTGATAGACCCTGGCGTAACAGGCAGATGGGTGGACTTTATGGCCTATTCTGCAAGGTTTTATATGAACCCAAAGGCTCAAAACCGCTTCCGCGAGTATATTGCAACTATCCTTAATCGTAAAAATACTATCACAGGCATGCAATATAAAGATGACCCAACCATAATGGCATGGGAGCTAGCCAATGAGCCTCGCCCCGGTGCAGACGGTGAGAACGGTCAACTGCACAAGGGTATATTTTTAAACTGGGTTCACGGCATAGCCGCATATATAAAATCCATAGATAAAAACCATATGGTCAGCACAGGCAGCGAGGGCATACATGGATGCCTGTATGATGAAGAGCTTTTCCTGAACACCCACGCTGGGCCTGTAATAGATTATGCAAGCATGCATCTATGGCCTAAAAACTGGGGCTGGTTCAGGGCGGATAAGATAGATGAGACACTCCCCCCTACCCTTAAAAAGGCAACCGCATATATAAATAAACATATAGAGCTGGCCACTAAACTTGGGAAACCTGTTGTGCTTGGCGAATATGGCATGGAGCGTGATGGGGGCACCTTCAGGGCTGATACCCCTGTATCTGCAAGGGACAGGTTTTTAAACCACGTATATAATATTGTTTATGAAAACGCATCTAAAGGCGGCCCGCTTGCAGGAACCAATGTCTGGGCATGGGGCGGTGAAGCAAGGGCAAAACATGATGACGGCTTCTGGCAGAAGGGCGACCCCTTTACAGGAGACCCGCCTCAGGAGCATCAGGGGCTAAATTCGATATTTGATACTGATACTACTACACATGAGGTAATCAAAAACCACAGTATTAAAATGAATAAACTAAACTCCGAAAATTAA